The Schistocerca americana isolate TAMUIC-IGC-003095 chromosome 5, iqSchAmer2.1, whole genome shotgun sequence genome includes a window with the following:
- the LOC124615458 gene encoding cytochrome c oxidase subunit 5A, mitochondrial codes for MMRTVALRLHSSLRGLAFKNRAACSAIPSRLMSSHTETDEEFDARYEAFFNREDIDGWEVRKAMNDLVGFDLVPEPKIINAALRACRRINDYALAVRFLESVKDKCGSKVEEIYPYVIQEIRPTLEELGINTPEELGYDKPELALQSVYDM; via the coding sequence ATGATGCGAACGGTTGCTCTTAGACTACATTCATCTTTACGGGGCCTGGCATTTAAAAACCGGGCGGCGTGCTCTGCCATTCCATCACGTTTAATGTCGTCGCACACCGAAACAGACGAAGAATTTGATGCTCGGTATGAGGCATTTTTTAACAGGGAGGATATTGATGGCTGGGAGGTGCGCAAGGCAATGAATGACCTTGTTGGTTTTGACCTGGTACCAGAGCCAAAAATTATAAATGCAGCATTGAGGGCATGCCGTAGAATAAATGATTATGCCCTCGCGGTAAGGTTCCTGGAGTCCGTAAAGGATAAGTGTGGGAGCAAAGTCGAAGAAATTTATCCATACGTAATACAAGAAATCCGACCGACGTTGGAAGAGCTCGGAATCAACACTCCTGAAGAACTTGGTTATGACAAACCAGAATTAGCATTGCAGAGTGTGTATGATATGTAG